The Acidimicrobiales bacterium region CGCCACGTGGCCGGCACCGTCGCCGGGAGCGAGGCGGTGGCGGGATGAGCCGGATCCGGGCGGTGGGCGCGTGGGCGGCCGGCACGGCGGCCGCCGCCGTGCTGGCGGGATGCGGAGGCCAGCCCGCCCCGATGAGCGCCCGCCAGATCCTCCACTTCGACGCCGCCAACCACACCGTCGACGTGACGGCGCGCGCCGCCTACAACGGGGCCAACGGTGAGATGAACTTCGACGGCTACGCCAACGGCCGCCTCACCATCCACATCCCGGTCGGCTGGCTGGTGACCGTCCACTGCGCCAACGACTCCAAGCTCCTGCTGCACTCCTGCGCCGTGGTGTCCGACACCCCGGCCACCCTCGGGACGCGCCCGTTGGCGTTCCCGGAAGCGTCGTCCCCCGACCCGGCCGACGGGTCGCGGCCCAACTCGCCGTCGACCTTCCAGTTCGTGGCCGACCGCACCGGCTCGTACCGCATCGCCTGCCTGGTCCACGGCCACGAGATCGACGGGATGTGGGACCGCCTGGTCGTCTCCAGCGCCCTCAGCCCGTCGGCCTCGGTCGGGCCGTAGGGCTTAGGGTTCCGGGCTTGACCGAGCAGACCGGCAGGGGCGCCCTCCACGGCACCGGCGTCGTCGAGCTCGGCGGGGGCGTAGCCGTGGCGTACTGCGGCAAGCTCCTCGCCGACCAGGGCGCCGAGGTCGTGAAGGTCGAGCCCCCTGAGGGAGACGCCCTGCGGGGGTGGCGGGCGTCCGACCCCGACCGTCGCGCCGCCACGACCACCGCCCTGTTCCGGTACCTCAACACCTCCAAGCGCTCCGTGGTGGCCGGCGAGGACGAGCGGGACGCGCTGGCGCGCCGGGCCGACGTCGTCATCGTGGGCGAGGGAGCCGGCGCACCCGACCCGGCCGAGGGCGCGGTCGTCGTGTCGCTGTCGCCGTTCGGGCCCGACGGCCCCCTGGCCGGCGCGCCGTGGACCGAGCTCACCCTCCAGGGCTGGTGCGGCTCCATCTCGGCCCGGGGCTTCCCCGACCGGCCCCCGCTGCAGCAGGGCGGCCGGGCCGGCGAGTGGCTGGGCGGGGCCACCGGCGCCTTTGCCGCCCTGGCCGGCGTCACCCATCGCGACGCCCACGGGGTGGCGCCCCGCCTCGACGTCTCCCTGCTCGAGGTGATGGCGGTGTGCCTGGTCACCTACC contains the following coding sequences:
- a CDS encoding sulfocyanin-like copper-binding protein; translated protein: MSRIRAVGAWAAGTAAAAVLAGCGGQPAPMSARQILHFDAANHTVDVTARAAYNGANGEMNFDGYANGRLTIHIPVGWLVTVHCANDSKLLLHSCAVVSDTPATLGTRPLAFPEASSPDPADGSRPNSPSTFQFVADRTGSYRIACLVHGHEIDGMWDRLVVSSALSPSASVGP